One stretch of Malus domestica chromosome 14, GDT2T_hap1 DNA includes these proteins:
- the LOC139191244 gene encoding uncharacterized protein, whose protein sequence is MAYGSPTDSMDEIHGMSKSKCLDTLQEFCDTIVQLYKNEYLREPNQEDLNRLIRKAEDHGFPGMIGSLDCMHWDWKNCPTGWQEGFSGRLRKPTVVLEAVASYDTWIWHAFFRVPGSQNDITVFGRSPLFNN, encoded by the coding sequence ATGGCCTATGGCTCCCCAACTGATTCGATGGATGAAATCCATGGTATGTCTAAGTCTAAATGCCTTGATactcttcaagaattttgtgacACAATTGTTCAGCTTTACAAAAACGAGTACCTCCGtgagccaaatcaagaagatctaAATCGGCTCATTCGCAAAGCTGAAGACCATGGGTTTccgggcatgatagggtcattagactgcatgcattgggattggaagaactgtcccacCGGATGGCAAGAAGGCTTTAGCGGAAGGTTGAGAAAGCCAACTGTTGTGTTAGAGGCGgttgcctcatatgacacatggatctggcATGCCTTCTTTCGAGTccctggatcccaaaatgacattacagtttTTGGGCGTTCACCCCTCTTCAATAACTGA